In the Helianthus annuus cultivar XRQ/B chromosome 11, HanXRQr2.0-SUNRISE, whole genome shotgun sequence genome, one interval contains:
- the LOC118483991 gene encoding chromatin structure-remodeling complex protein SYD-like, with protein sequence MNKIVYSGPPEERQKLFKEKIIQQKFNVLLTTYEHLMNKHDRPKLSKIQWHYIIIDEGHRIKNASCKLNADLKHYRSSHRLLLTGTPLQNNLEELWALLNFLNCYTQ encoded by the exons ATGAACAAAATTGTCTACTCTGGGCCTCCTGAGGAGCGCCAAAAATTATTCAA GGAGAAAATTATTCAGCAAAAATTCAATGTTCTTTTGACAACATATGAGCATCTCATGAACAAACATGATAGACCAAAACTGAGCAAAATACAGTGGCATTATATTATAATTGATGAAGGTCATCGCATTAAGAATGCTTCTTGCAAGTTAAATGCAGACTTGAAGCATTATCGTAGCTCTCACAGATTGCTTTTGACTGGAACTCCTTTGCAG AACAATCTTGAGGAATTGTGGGCACTTCTCAACTTTCTAAATTGCTATACTCAATAA